The following proteins come from a genomic window of Rhodoligotrophos sp. CJ14:
- a CDS encoding ABC transporter ATP-binding protein — protein sequence MTLSSPATAAKGVSGDPLLTVSGLAYDYAGMGAVADCTLEVPKGRIVALIGGNGAGKTTSVKMIAGALRPRRGTIRFDGSEVTGLPAHRVVDLGLCLVPEGRLVFQHLTVYENLLVSGHVSRARTQLQQNLDRVFALFPRLGERKAQNAGSLSGGEQQMLAIGRGLMTMPRLLILDEPSLGLSPMLVSTIFSLVRKLNEEGISVLLVEQNVHQTLAIADYAYVLEKGRVVQSGAGRELLNDPKVKEAYLGLA from the coding sequence ATGACATTGTCGTCACCCGCAACGGCTGCGAAGGGTGTCTCCGGAGACCCGCTCCTGACCGTTTCCGGCCTGGCTTATGATTATGCCGGCATGGGCGCTGTGGCTGATTGCACCCTGGAGGTGCCAAAGGGCCGCATCGTCGCGCTGATCGGCGGCAACGGTGCGGGCAAGACCACCAGTGTGAAGATGATCGCCGGCGCCTTGCGTCCGCGCCGCGGCACTATCCGGTTCGATGGCAGCGAGGTCACCGGCCTTCCGGCCCATCGGGTCGTGGATCTCGGTCTCTGCCTCGTCCCTGAGGGTCGTCTCGTTTTCCAGCACCTGACCGTCTACGAGAATCTGCTCGTCAGTGGTCATGTGAGCCGCGCTCGCACACAGCTCCAGCAAAATCTCGACCGCGTTTTCGCCCTTTTCCCCCGCCTCGGTGAGCGCAAGGCTCAGAATGCCGGCTCTCTCTCGGGCGGCGAGCAGCAGATGCTGGCCATTGGCCGTGGCCTGATGACCATGCCGCGACTGCTCATTCTGGACGAGCCATCGCTTGGGCTCAGCCCCATGCTCGTCTCCACGATATTTTCGCTGGTTCGAAAGCTGAACGAAGAGGGCATCAGCGTCCTTCTGGTTGAGCAGAATGTGCACCAGACCCTGGCCATCGCCGATTATGCGTATGTGCTCGAAAAGGGGCGCGTGGTGCAGAGCGGCGCGGGCCGTGAGCTGCTGAATGATCCCAAAGTGAAGGAAGCTTACCTGGGATTGGCGTGA
- a CDS encoding amino acid ABC transporter substrate-binding protein: protein MHRRDFLKAGSALALAGMLPHQAAAQENKIIFGGSVPMTGAAAETGLNVMRGYECAVKFINEEMGGVEIGGQKYTVALSLFDDASDPARASTLIQRQVDEGIGFFLGSFGSNIVLPTCAITEAAGRIMVQAGGGSDLIFTQGRKRVFGLFPRASRQFVSSVNMFKELTPAVKAISIIFTNDPFSKFQADGAKALIEEAGIEVRDFIALPAQVSDVSNVLTTIRQNPPDVLVCTTHDETSILIARQMVSTNTNVGMLYQTLGPQTAAYKEALGNYANAVVTQAYWSERAPFKGEYFGSAENFAKYYEANFDRELTYHMASGAACIVAYLQAAKNAGTLDLDPVRDALAALDFQCFYGHIKFTPEGDGQADLLGPLLIQRQKGEMEVISPAESASAKPIYPAPTWAERA from the coding sequence ATGCATAGGCGCGATTTTCTGAAAGCGGGCAGTGCCCTCGCACTGGCCGGAATGCTGCCGCACCAGGCTGCGGCGCAGGAAAACAAGATCATTTTCGGTGGCTCCGTCCCGATGACTGGCGCTGCCGCCGAGACCGGCCTCAACGTGATGCGCGGCTATGAATGCGCCGTCAAATTCATCAACGAGGAGATGGGCGGCGTCGAGATCGGCGGTCAGAAATACACCGTCGCCCTCAGCCTGTTCGATGATGCCAGCGACCCCGCCCGCGCCTCCACCTTGATCCAGCGCCAGGTCGATGAAGGCATCGGCTTCTTCCTGGGCTCCTTCGGCAGCAACATCGTCCTGCCCACCTGCGCGATCACCGAGGCGGCCGGCCGCATCATGGTGCAGGCGGGTGGCGGATCCGACCTGATCTTTACCCAGGGCCGCAAGCGCGTTTTTGGCCTGTTCCCGCGCGCCTCCCGCCAGTTCGTCTCGTCGGTGAACATGTTCAAGGAGCTGACCCCGGCGGTGAAGGCGATCAGCATCATTTTCACCAATGACCCCTTCTCGAAATTCCAGGCCGATGGCGCCAAGGCACTGATCGAGGAAGCCGGTATCGAGGTGAGGGACTTCATCGCATTGCCGGCGCAGGTCAGCGACGTCTCCAACGTGCTCACCACCATCCGCCAGAATCCGCCGGACGTGCTCGTCTGCACCACCCATGACGAGACCTCGATCCTGATCGCCCGCCAGATGGTGTCGACGAATACCAATGTCGGCATGCTCTATCAGACGCTTGGCCCGCAGACTGCCGCCTATAAGGAAGCGCTCGGCAATTATGCGAATGCCGTCGTGACTCAAGCTTACTGGTCCGAGCGCGCCCCCTTTAAGGGCGAATATTTTGGCTCGGCGGAGAATTTCGCGAAGTATTACGAAGCGAATTTCGATCGCGAGCTGACCTATCACATGGCCAGCGGCGCCGCCTGCATCGTCGCCTATCTGCAGGCGGCCAAGAACGCCGGAACGCTCGATCTCGATCCGGTCCGCGATGCGCTCGCCGCCCTCGACTTTCAATGCTTCTATGGACACATCAAGTTCACGCCTGAGGGCGATGGCCAGGCCGACCTGCTCGGGCCTTTGCTGATCCAGCGCCAGAAGGGCGAGATGGAGGTCATCTCCCCCGCCGAGAGCGCCTCAGCCAAGCCCATCTATCCCGCGCCCACCTGGGCGGAACGGGCTTAA
- a CDS encoding C45 family peptidase, with translation MAPLPLLELGPDPRERGKTHGAALKAAIRDNVETYLSRFEAGGADRRKVLTESEDWLAFMQGDNAEYAEEMAAVAEASGTSLTEIAMLNARYEITYSIFGSEAKAVSQRPEQEGCTSFGLMPEATANGHTLLCQNWDWLEKVRGRTFVQRVRRSSRPGEGKPDFVGFSEAGIVGSKMGVNAAGIGLCVNGIVTPRDGANGIRKPFHVRCKEILDAWRFDQALAPVVQTDRTASSNFLIGHAEGEIIDIEATPDHCAYIYPENGLVVHANHLVKEARVTSQMERISPNTLYRGPRLERLLRAKLGRIDFDALRAAMTDHFSAPAAICRHADTELPEPKRVITVAAIVLDLNERVLYATDGQLCQSELQAFPLYANPSMSNAA, from the coding sequence GTGGCACCTCTTCCTCTCCTTGAGCTTGGCCCCGATCCGCGCGAGCGTGGCAAGACCCATGGCGCGGCGCTGAAAGCAGCAATCCGCGACAATGTCGAAACCTACCTCTCCCGCTTCGAAGCGGGCGGTGCCGATCGCCGCAAGGTCCTCACGGAGAGCGAAGACTGGCTCGCCTTCATGCAGGGCGACAATGCCGAATATGCAGAGGAGATGGCGGCCGTTGCGGAGGCATCCGGGACCTCCCTCACCGAGATCGCCATGCTCAATGCCCGTTACGAGATCACCTATTCGATCTTCGGCAGCGAGGCCAAGGCCGTCAGTCAGCGGCCGGAGCAGGAAGGCTGCACCTCCTTTGGGCTGATGCCCGAAGCAACCGCCAATGGTCACACCTTGCTCTGCCAGAATTGGGATTGGCTCGAGAAAGTCCGCGGCCGCACCTTTGTGCAGCGGGTCCGCCGCTCATCCAGGCCCGGTGAGGGCAAGCCGGATTTCGTGGGCTTCAGCGAAGCGGGCATCGTCGGCTCCAAGATGGGCGTGAATGCCGCCGGCATCGGCCTCTGCGTCAATGGCATCGTCACCCCGCGCGATGGGGCGAACGGTATCCGCAAGCCGTTCCATGTCCGCTGCAAGGAGATCCTGGATGCCTGGCGCTTCGATCAGGCGCTCGCCCCCGTGGTGCAGACCGACCGGACCGCATCCAGCAATTTCCTCATCGGCCATGCCGAGGGTGAGATCATCGACATCGAGGCCACCCCCGACCACTGCGCCTATATCTATCCTGAGAACGGGCTGGTGGTGCATGCCAACCACCTGGTCAAGGAAGCCCGCGTCACCTCCCAGATGGAGCGCATCTCCCCCAACACGCTCTATCGCGGGCCGCGCCTTGAGCGTCTTCTGCGGGCAAAGCTTGGCAGGATCGACTTCGATGCTCTGCGCGCCGCAATGACAGATCATTTCTCGGCACCGGCAGCCATCTGCCGCCATGCCGATACCGAACTGCCGGAACCCAAGCGGGTGATCACCGTGGCCGCCATCGTGCTCGATCTCAACGAGCGCGTGCTCTATGCGACCGACGGTCAGCTTTGCCAGTCTGAGCTGCAAGCCTTCCCGCTCTATGCCAATCCCTCAATGAGCAACGCCGCGTGA
- a CDS encoding polysaccharide deacetylase family protein, whose translation MNDMTPVAWPGGARCAVMLTFDFDAETLWLSRDPDNARRPGVLSQGIYGGKTGVPKILELLKEEELKATFFVPGWTAEKYTDRMEAIVAGGHEVGHHGYLHEWIDPDYPEKEREALEKGLESLKKTVGIKPVGYRSPAGETSSNMIGLLQEYGFFYDSSLMDQVSPYRHELQNGSRGPIELPWHWSLDDAPYALFAIKSPRAIMTNEHILSIWKQEFTEIYRWGGLVNVVMHPQVIGRPSRLAMLREYIAFMRRFPGVWFATGREVAEAWAATETAR comes from the coding sequence ATGAACGACATGACACCTGTAGCATGGCCCGGCGGGGCCCGTTGCGCCGTGATGCTGACCTTCGACTTCGATGCCGAGACCCTGTGGCTCTCGCGCGACCCCGATAATGCCCGCAGGCCCGGTGTGCTCTCGCAAGGCATCTATGGCGGCAAGACAGGTGTGCCCAAGATCCTGGAGCTGCTGAAGGAGGAGGAGTTGAAGGCCACCTTCTTCGTGCCGGGATGGACAGCCGAGAAATACACCGATCGCATGGAAGCGATCGTCGCCGGCGGCCACGAGGTTGGCCACCACGGCTATCTCCACGAATGGATCGACCCGGACTATCCGGAAAAGGAGCGCGAGGCCCTGGAGAAGGGTCTTGAGTCCCTGAAGAAGACCGTGGGCATCAAGCCCGTGGGCTACCGCTCTCCGGCGGGCGAGACATCCAGCAACATGATCGGGCTCCTCCAGGAATACGGCTTCTTCTATGACAGCTCGCTCATGGATCAGGTGAGCCCCTATCGCCATGAGCTGCAGAATGGCTCTCGTGGCCCCATAGAATTGCCCTGGCACTGGAGCCTTGATGACGCGCCCTATGCGCTCTTCGCGATCAAGTCGCCGCGCGCGATCATGACGAATGAGCACATTCTCAGCATCTGGAAGCAAGAATTCACCGAGATCTATCGCTGGGGCGGGCTGGTCAATGTGGTCATGCATCCACAGGTGATCGGCCGGCCGTCGCGTCTGGCCATGCTCCGCGAATACATCGCCTTCATGAGGCGCTTCCCCGGCGTGTGGTTTGCCACCGGACGTGAGGTCGCCGAGGCCTGGGCGGCCACAGAAACCGCCCGATAG
- a CDS encoding branched-chain amino acid ABC transporter permease translates to MMLFLQTTLNGLVLGGLYSLAAVGFSLIFGVMGIVNLTHGVFVVAGAYGALLLFRHLGIDPFIAIIPIGIVLFAIGYAYQRTIIHWAISRASLVASLVVTFGVAMILRNLMQLAFGPDVQTITPSYSFTSIALGPLQIDLVRLVALGASLILLLVLALVLARTQFGRAVRATAQQPLAAELSGLSVQRLHGLTFGLSAALAGASGAIIGIVQPFSAASEVAWTLNAFIVVVLGGIGSPAGALVGGLLLGLINAYTAQYVGPSLTTAMMFLVLVLMLLVRPQGLLGNSFGESR, encoded by the coding sequence ATGATGCTGTTCCTGCAAACGACCCTGAATGGCCTGGTGCTGGGGGGCTTGTACTCCCTGGCAGCCGTTGGCTTCTCCTTGATCTTCGGCGTCATGGGCATCGTCAATCTGACCCATGGCGTCTTCGTCGTGGCAGGCGCTTACGGCGCTCTGCTCTTGTTCAGGCACTTGGGCATAGACCCCTTCATCGCGATCATACCGATCGGCATCGTGCTCTTCGCCATCGGCTATGCCTATCAGCGCACGATCATTCACTGGGCGATCTCGCGCGCATCCCTCGTCGCATCTCTCGTCGTCACATTCGGCGTCGCCATGATCCTGCGCAATCTCATGCAGCTGGCCTTCGGACCGGATGTGCAGACGATCACCCCGAGCTACAGCTTCACGAGCATCGCGCTGGGACCGCTGCAGATCGACCTCGTTCGCCTGGTTGCCTTGGGTGCCAGCCTCATCCTGCTTCTCGTCCTCGCCCTTGTCCTTGCGCGCACCCAGTTTGGCCGTGCGGTCAGAGCCACCGCCCAGCAGCCCCTCGCGGCGGAACTGTCGGGCCTGAGCGTGCAGCGGCTCCATGGACTTACCTTCGGCCTCAGCGCCGCCCTTGCTGGCGCATCGGGCGCCATCATCGGCATCGTCCAGCCCTTTTCGGCTGCAAGCGAGGTGGCCTGGACGCTGAACGCCTTCATCGTGGTCGTGCTTGGCGGCATTGGCAGCCCGGCCGGCGCTCTGGTCGGCGGTCTCCTGCTTGGCCTGATCAACGCCTATACCGCCCAATATGTTGGCCCATCCCTCACCACGGCCATGATGTTCCTCGTGCTCGTGCTGATGCTTCTGGTGCGGCCGCAAGGTTTGCTGGGAAATAGCTTCGGGGAATCCAGATGA
- a CDS encoding branched-chain amino acid ABC transporter permease — MKKPLAILTGIVVLAVLALLPLWLGPFYTRVVQFFFFSAALALSWNILGGFAGYWSFGHTAFIGIGAFSAALFGMNVGTFGTGPVSMIVPLLVAGLVCGLFAAVIAYPTLRLRGIYFAIVMLGVSQVVSELVNNISWFQGGVGVFLTSPVPSGVAPEDFYYYMFGGLLLLAFLITLLIKHTRFGYALLAIREDEDTAMMLGVATERYKILAFVLSAVLVGLLGAVYGYSVGYFTTYTVFRLDFSLNMIVFCLIGGIGTLFGPIIGTAVMLFITQVLLSRFLDIHLLITGLIVVAIILLMPGGILGALSRSRRSSLARKAEVQP; from the coding sequence ATGAAGAAGCCCTTGGCAATCCTGACCGGCATAGTTGTTCTGGCCGTACTGGCCCTCCTGCCGCTCTGGCTCGGCCCCTTCTATACCCGCGTCGTCCAGTTCTTCTTCTTTTCCGCAGCCCTGGCGTTGTCCTGGAATATCCTCGGCGGCTTTGCTGGCTATTGGAGCTTTGGACACACCGCCTTCATCGGCATCGGCGCGTTCAGCGCGGCCCTGTTCGGCATGAATGTGGGGACCTTCGGCACCGGCCCCGTCTCGATGATCGTGCCGCTGCTTGTTGCCGGCCTTGTCTGCGGCCTGTTTGCAGCCGTCATCGCCTATCCCACCCTGCGGCTGCGCGGCATCTATTTCGCGATCGTCATGCTGGGCGTAAGCCAGGTGGTGAGCGAGCTCGTCAACAACATCTCCTGGTTTCAGGGGGGCGTCGGCGTCTTCCTCACCTCGCCCGTGCCGAGCGGCGTCGCGCCGGAAGACTTCTACTACTACATGTTCGGCGGGCTTCTGCTGCTCGCCTTCCTCATCACCCTCCTGATCAAGCACACGCGGTTCGGCTACGCGCTGCTGGCGATCCGCGAGGACGAGGACACGGCGATGATGCTCGGCGTCGCAACCGAGCGATACAAGATCCTCGCCTTTGTGCTCTCCGCCGTGCTGGTGGGCCTTTTGGGTGCGGTATACGGCTACAGCGTCGGTTACTTCACCACCTATACCGTCTTCCGCCTCGACTTCAGCCTGAACATGATCGTGTTCTGCCTCATCGGCGGCATCGGCACCCTGTTTGGCCCCATCATCGGAACCGCGGTGATGCTGTTCATCACACAAGTGCTCCTCTCGCGCTTCCTCGACATTCACCTCCTGATCACCGGCCTCATCGTGGTGGCCATTATTCTCCTGATGCCCGGCGGTATTCTCGGTGCGCTGTCCCGCTCTCGCCGCTCGAGCCTCGCGCGCAAGGCTGAGGTGCAGCCATGA
- a CDS encoding ABC transporter ATP-binding protein produces the protein MTEIILSGRGVTKKFRGLTAIEKVDFDIPAGAIYGLIGPNGAGKSTLFNLITGYYTLTAGEIRFRGESIANVPTYKLNQRGIARAFQISKPFPALTVRENVAVGAMFGKPDRADVDAVTREALHVAGIEDLADRTAEGLTVGNLRKLEIARAIATRPALLLADEPCAGLNPTETEQMVTCLRNVRDRGTTVWLVEHDMKAVTSICDRILVIDAGRKIAEGTPPEVVSNPAVIAAYLGTPEGATSGAPAV, from the coding sequence ATGACGGAGATCATCCTGTCCGGACGCGGCGTCACCAAGAAGTTCCGCGGGCTAACGGCCATCGAGAAGGTCGATTTCGATATCCCTGCGGGCGCGATCTATGGCCTCATCGGTCCCAATGGCGCCGGCAAGTCGACCCTGTTCAACCTGATCACCGGCTATTACACGCTCACAGCCGGTGAGATCCGCTTCCGCGGCGAATCCATCGCCAACGTCCCCACCTACAAGCTGAACCAGCGCGGCATTGCGCGGGCCTTCCAGATCTCGAAGCCCTTCCCTGCTCTCACCGTCCGCGAGAATGTCGCGGTCGGGGCTATGTTCGGCAAGCCGGATCGAGCCGATGTCGACGCGGTCACCCGCGAAGCTCTCCACGTCGCCGGCATCGAGGACCTCGCCGATCGCACCGCCGAAGGGCTCACCGTCGGCAATCTGCGCAAGCTCGAAATTGCCCGCGCAATCGCCACCCGGCCTGCCCTCTTGCTCGCCGACGAGCCCTGCGCCGGCCTCAATCCCACCGAAACCGAGCAGATGGTGACCTGCCTTCGCAACGTGCGCGATCGCGGCACCACCGTCTGGCTCGTTGAACACGACATGAAGGCGGTGACAAGCATCTGCGACCGCATTCTGGTGATTGATGCCGGCCGCAAGATCGCCGAGGGCACCCCGCCGGAGGTGGTGAGCAACCCTGCCGTGATCGCGGCCTATCTCGGCACCCCTGAAGGCGCAACCTCAGGTGCGCCGGCCGTCTGA
- a CDS encoding hydantoinase/oxoprolinase family protein: MTEHQVSARPAANRIGVEIGGTFTDLVWAGPDGRLHTGKTPSTPQAIHEAVLRVISDAGMPLASVSQVTHGSTVATNALLTRRGARTGLVTTAGFRDVIILGRADRDHDIYDMRYRRPLPPIRRSMIREVHERIGPDGQVLVPLDLDAAWKEVAQLLDQGIEGIAICLLHAYRNPDHERALAEMIRSRAPHVTVSASHEVSPEFREYERSMTSVVNAFVGPVVERYIARLEAGLREGGYGGVLQIMQSNGGSMPASSAGANAVRMLLSGPAAGVRAAIWFARRNDITDVITLDMGGTSTDVAIAPGLNPSIVPELKVDGLPVRTPSVDMATIGAGGGSIAFIDKGGFLTVGPESAGADPGPACYGRGGERPTVTDAQVVAGLLRPERFLGGRMKLLPERATAALGALSLPGGVEVTADAVLRLVNSNMADAVRLVSTRRGIDPRDFTIVAYGGGGPLHAAMVAEELGVRQVLVPWSPGLASAFGLLIADTVIDVAQSGLHRLADETLNGARIEQLNQRAAEAASLNGLEPGSYRVAIGMDMRYLGQAFELTIWTDGAPAAAAELRALFETEHRGRYGYARPKLDVEVVGYRIRVVREAEGHVTTPLPEGEALKPAILDATIGGARVSAQFIARAMLQPGTRLDGPAIIEEATSTTVIPPGWQLECLPTGDLLLRDTR; encoded by the coding sequence ATGACGGAACACCAGGTTTCGGCGAGACCAGCCGCGAACCGGATCGGCGTCGAGATCGGAGGCACCTTTACCGATCTGGTCTGGGCTGGCCCCGATGGCCGTCTACACACCGGCAAGACCCCGTCCACTCCCCAGGCGATCCACGAGGCCGTGCTGCGCGTGATCAGCGATGCGGGCATGCCGCTCGCCTCGGTCTCGCAAGTGACCCACGGCTCGACGGTCGCGACCAACGCGCTCCTCACCCGCCGTGGCGCGCGCACCGGTCTCGTGACCACCGCCGGCTTTCGCGATGTCATCATTCTCGGACGTGCCGACCGCGATCACGACATCTACGACATGCGCTATCGCCGGCCTCTGCCGCCCATCCGGCGCAGCATGATCAGGGAAGTCCATGAGCGGATCGGCCCCGATGGCCAGGTGCTCGTCCCGCTCGATCTCGACGCCGCATGGAAAGAGGTCGCGCAGCTCCTTGACCAGGGTATCGAAGGCATCGCCATATGCCTTCTGCACGCCTATCGCAATCCTGACCACGAGCGCGCGCTCGCCGAGATGATCCGCAGCCGAGCGCCCCATGTGACCGTCTCCGCCAGTCACGAGGTCTCGCCGGAGTTCCGGGAGTATGAGCGCAGCATGACCTCGGTCGTGAACGCCTTCGTCGGACCGGTCGTCGAGCGCTATATCGCCCGCCTCGAGGCCGGGCTGCGGGAGGGCGGCTATGGCGGCGTCCTGCAGATCATGCAGTCGAACGGCGGCAGCATGCCGGCCTCCTCTGCCGGCGCCAATGCCGTGCGTATGCTGCTCTCGGGTCCCGCCGCGGGGGTGCGCGCAGCGATCTGGTTCGCCCGGCGCAACGACATCACCGACGTGATCACGCTCGACATGGGCGGCACCAGCACCGATGTCGCCATCGCGCCCGGCCTCAATCCCAGCATCGTGCCCGAGCTCAAGGTCGATGGCCTGCCGGTGCGAACCCCGTCCGTGGACATGGCGACCATCGGTGCCGGGGGTGGTAGCATCGCCTTCATCGACAAGGGCGGCTTTCTCACGGTCGGACCCGAAAGCGCTGGCGCTGATCCAGGCCCGGCCTGCTACGGCCGCGGTGGTGAGCGGCCGACCGTGACCGATGCGCAAGTGGTCGCCGGTCTGCTGCGGCCCGAGCGCTTTCTCGGTGGGCGCATGAAGCTTCTGCCCGAGCGGGCAACCGCGGCACTCGGCGCGCTATCCTTGCCCGGCGGGGTCGAAGTGACGGCTGATGCGGTGCTGCGCCTCGTCAACAGCAACATGGCTGATGCGGTCCGGCTTGTGTCGACGCGGCGGGGGATTGACCCGCGCGACTTCACCATCGTCGCCTATGGCGGCGGTGGGCCGCTGCATGCAGCCATGGTGGCCGAGGAATTGGGCGTGCGCCAGGTGCTCGTACCTTGGTCTCCGGGCCTGGCCAGTGCCTTCGGGCTGCTGATCGCGGACACGGTGATCGATGTCGCCCAGAGCGGTCTGCACCGCCTGGCGGATGAAACCCTGAATGGCGCCCGCATCGAGCAGCTGAACCAGCGCGCAGCCGAAGCCGCCAGCCTCAATGGCCTCGAACCGGGCAGCTACCGCGTCGCCATCGGCATGGACATGCGCTATCTCGGCCAGGCATTCGAGCTCACCATATGGACCGATGGCGCCCCGGCAGCCGCAGCAGAGCTGCGCGCCCTCTTCGAAACTGAGCACCGCGGCCGCTATGGCTATGCGCGCCCGAAGCTCGACGTGGAAGTCGTGGGCTACCGCATTCGTGTGGTGAGGGAAGCAGAGGGCCATGTGACGACCCCGCTGCCGGAGGGCGAAGCGCTCAAGCCGGCCATCCTGGACGCCACCATCGGTGGAGCGCGCGTCTCGGCCCAATTCATCGCCCGCGCGATGCTTCAACCGGGCACCCGGCTCGATGGCCCCGCCATCATCGAAGAGGCCACGTCTACCACTGTGATACCGCCCGGCTGGCAGCTGGAATGCCTGCCGACCGGAGACTTGTTGCTGAGGGACACGCGATGA
- a CDS encoding hydantoinase B/oxoprolinase family protein, whose translation MTQDKTRLIIMARGLQAAADEMAANLIRSAFSAVVREARDCSTALLDAQGRVVAQADMIPMQTAALSASFRAAAEQLDLANVKPGQCVLMNDPYSGGQHLNDIILFSPIFHDGMLLGWSGSTAHHLDIGGGSAGVNTTATELIQEGLVIPPLLLDVQRDWHGGMIERLIFANIRTPEIGLGDMDAQFAANHIGCERVIEMARRFGPDMVVSAMDEVLNYSERRMRAAIAEIPDGTWSGEAFLDGDGRTPAGPPVKVRATVTIRGDMAVIDFTGTDPQVRTMFNSPLASSIAGAVTALRSILADTDMPANDGCNRPLTLIIPEGSVLNPRPGAPVRARATACCRALDAVHAALGQVLPDRVPAQGANSTTGFFLAHARPQGGFDIHIDVLGGGWGAAKDYDAIHATDHVLSSCRLTPTESIEQLSPHILIESFGLIQDSAGAGEFNGGMGLFRRYLIQKDEVVLSLYSDRFKLPPLGRELGLDGKPATLHVERDDEVITLGATSTFTLRRGDIVEIRLPGGGGWGNPKNRDREAVAADLEDGLISSERAKQVYGLG comes from the coding sequence ATGACCCAGGACAAGACACGCCTGATCATCATGGCCCGTGGCCTTCAGGCGGCCGCAGACGAAATGGCGGCCAACCTGATCCGCTCGGCTTTCTCCGCCGTGGTGCGGGAGGCGCGCGACTGCTCGACCGCCCTGCTCGACGCCCAAGGCCGCGTGGTCGCCCAAGCCGATATGATCCCGATGCAGACGGCCGCGCTCAGCGCATCCTTCCGCGCTGCGGCCGAACAGCTTGACCTCGCGAATGTCAAGCCTGGCCAATGCGTGCTGATGAACGATCCTTATTCGGGTGGCCAGCACCTCAACGACATCATCCTATTCAGCCCGATCTTTCATGACGGCATGCTGCTTGGCTGGAGCGGCAGCACAGCCCATCACCTCGACATTGGCGGTGGCTCGGCTGGCGTGAACACCACGGCCACCGAGCTGATCCAGGAGGGCCTTGTGATCCCGCCGCTATTGCTCGACGTGCAGCGTGACTGGCACGGCGGCATGATCGAACGGCTCATCTTCGCCAATATCCGCACCCCCGAAATCGGCCTTGGCGATATGGATGCACAATTTGCAGCCAACCATATCGGGTGCGAACGGGTCATCGAGATGGCGCGGCGCTTCGGTCCCGACATGGTGGTGAGCGCCATGGACGAGGTCCTGAACTACAGCGAACGCCGGATGCGCGCCGCCATCGCCGAAATTCCCGATGGCACCTGGAGCGGCGAAGCCTTCCTCGATGGCGATGGCAGAACGCCGGCGGGGCCACCGGTGAAGGTGCGCGCCACCGTGACGATCAGGGGCGATATGGCGGTGATTGATTTCACCGGCACCGATCCGCAGGTGCGCACCATGTTCAACTCGCCCCTGGCCAGCAGCATTGCCGGGGCGGTCACCGCCTTGCGCAGCATTCTCGCCGACACCGACATGCCGGCCAATGATGGTTGCAACCGCCCTCTCACCCTCATCATCCCGGAGGGCTCGGTACTCAATCCCCGGCCGGGCGCACCGGTCAGGGCGCGCGCCACGGCCTGCTGCCGGGCACTCGATGCGGTCCATGCAGCCCTGGGACAGGTCCTGCCCGACCGGGTGCCGGCCCAAGGCGCCAATTCAACCACCGGCTTCTTCCTCGCCCATGCCCGGCCGCAAGGCGGCTTTGACATCCATATCGACGTGCTGGGCGGCGGCTGGGGTGCGGCAAAGGACTATGATGCCATTCATGCAACCGATCATGTGTTGTCGTCATGCCGGCTGACGCCGACGGAATCGATCGAGCAACTAAGCCCGCATATCCTCATCGAAAGTTTCGGCCTCATTCAGGACTCCGCCGGTGCCGGCGAGTTCAACGGCGGCATGGGTCTCTTCCGCCGCTATCTCATCCAGAAGGATGAGGTGGTGCTGAGCCTCTATTCCGATCGGTTCAAGCTGCCGCCGCTGGGGCGCGAGCTGGGCCTCGACGGAAAGCCGGCAACACTGCACGTCGAGCGCGATGACGAGGTCATCACCCTCGGGGCCACCAGCACCTTTACTCTGCGGCGCGGTGATATCGTGGAGATCCGCCTGCCCGGCGGTGGTGGCTGGGGCAACCCGAAAAACCGCGACCGGGAAGCCGTCGCTGCCGACCTGGAGGATGGGCTGATCTCGTCCGAAAGAGCCAAGCAGGTCTATGGCCTGGGCTGA